From the Hevea brasiliensis isolate MT/VB/25A 57/8 chromosome 15, ASM3005281v1, whole genome shotgun sequence genome, one window contains:
- the LOC110656528 gene encoding classical arabinogalactan protein 6-like, with the protein MARQVLVLALIFVAIAGAFAANSSAPAATPSSSPSGKNSSSAAPSEAPAASAKSPNASASAPTANATAPTNAKAPSTAKVPTNAKAPSTAKAPTTAGAPKSSAKAPTTAAAPKSSAAGPKASSGPSPSSSDEGSAPEGAAPEGDASSPPAPSSEGSPAAAGGPAASDVPSSDTPAEAPAGSDAATLKVSAIAGVATAAGFFFLSF; encoded by the coding sequence ATGGCACGTCAAGTTCTTGTTCTTGCTCTTATCTTTGTTGCCATAGCTGGGGCTTTCGCAGCTAATAGTTCTGCACCTGCAGCCACCCCATCATCCTCTCCTTCAGGGAAGAACTCTAGCTCTGCAGCTCCTTCTGAGGCTCCTGCAGCATCTGCTAAATCTCCCAATGCTTCAGCTTCTGCACCTACTGCTAATGCTACAGCCCCTACCAACGCTAAAGCTCCTTCCACCGCGAAAGTCCCCACCAACGCTAAAGCCCCTTCCACAGCTAAAGCCCCCACCACCGCTGGAGCACCCAAGTCCTCTGCTAAAGCCCCCACTACCGCGGCTGCTCCCAAGTCTTCCGCTGCTGGCCCCAAAGCCTCTTCTGGCCCTTCTCCTTCCTCTTCTGATGAGGGTTCCGCCCCTGAGGGTGCAGCTCCTGAGGGTGATGCCTCCTCTCCTCCTGCACCTTCCAGCGAGGGCTCCCCAGCTGCTGCCGGTGGCCCAGCTGCATCTGATGTTCCCAGCAGTGATACCCCTGCTGAGGCTCCAGCCGGCAGTGACGCTGCCACCCTGAAGGTCTCGGCTATTGCTGGTGTTGCCACAGCTGCTGGATTCTTCTTCTTGTCCTTCTAA